A region of the Planctomycetaceae bacterium genome:
CAGCCCGCCAGCGCGCCAGGGACTCCCTCGAACTCGCTGCGTTCGTGCGACCCTTTCCCAATTGGCCTGCGGCCGGAAGAGTTGCATGACAGTCCGGCGACGGAAAAAAAAATGACCAGGCGATGGACGGGAAGTCCGCCGTACAAACGTTATCTACCGCAAACGGTGCAACGGACTACTGAGCTTCTGTCAACCGACGAGCAGTCAAACGCCGAAAACACTGCCAGGATCAGCCGGGAAGCCCGATCACCCGCAGTATGGCGTTGAATGAGTTGCAAGTGGTGTTACGATGGGGCGAGCGGTTGACGCCGCTACCCTGTCACGCATCGTTTCGGGCCGCTTCCGGCCATTCTTTCGCGTGCCGTTTCAGGCCGGGCCATAAGCGCACTGTTTTTCCAAAGATACATCACCAACGCTTCACTCTTCGATGGCTCAACTGAAGACAAAAGACGCCCTGAAGAGATACCTGATTACCAGTCAACTGGTCAGGCTGGATGACTGGAACAGAGTCGAATCGCAGTCGACAAACGGTGATGGTGTCCCCGAGATTATCGAGCGCCTTGAAACTCAGCATCTGCTGACGTCCCTGCAGGCCCGGCGGATTCAGAAGGGCGAAACGGAAGGGCTGGTCCTTGGCCGGTACAAGCTGCTGTACCGCAACGCGTCGGGAAGTTTCGCTCGCGTGTATCGCGCGTCGTCGCTGGATGGCCGCGAAACCGTCGCGCTGAAACTGCTGCGGGAACGCTGGGCGAAGGATCCCGAAGCCGTTGCCGGTTTCGAACGCGAAGCCCGCATCTGCCAGCGGTTCAGGCATCCCAACATCGTGCCCATTCTGGATGTCGGAAACGAGGGAGACTTCCACTACTTCACAATGGAATTCGTTGAAGGCGGAAACCTGCGCGACTTTCTCAAGATTCGCCAGTCCGTGACGCCGGCCGAAGCCACTCAGTGCATGTACGAAATCTGTGCGGGGCTGGAATACGCACTGGAACTGGGAGCCACGCATCGCGATCTGAAGCTGACCAACGTGTTGATGAGCAGCAGAGGTGTCGCCAAGCTGGTGGACTTCGGGCTTGCGGGAGCAAATGGCCCGACGAATGCCGGTACCAGCGATGACGTCCACCGGGCGCTGGAATACGCGTCGCTGGAACGCGGCACGAACGCTCCCAACAACGATCCCCGCAGCGACATCTTCTTTGCCGGTGCCATCTTTTACGAAGTCCTGTCCGGCGAATCCCCCTGGCCCCGCACACGTGACCGGGAAGAACGCAAACAGCTCAGCCGGTATACGATGATCCGGCCGCTGGACACGTACCGTTCCGACCTGCCGTCTGACCTGCTGGCCATCATCGCACAGATGATGGACGTGAATCCCAACAACCGCTATCAGACTGCCGGCGAAGCAAAGGCCGCGCTGAAGCACGCGCTGAAGCAGATGGGAGCCTGGAAGGGCGACACAGCGGAAATCATGTCTCTCGCGCCCGGCGAACCGCGCACGTTCCGTCTGCTGGTCGTCGACAAAGTCAAAAAGCGCTGCAAGGCGCTGAAGGACTACTTCGCCAAGCATGACTTCGACACGACGTTTGTGCGAAGTCCGGAAGTCGCCGTCGAACGCCTGAAGGGGAATGATCCGCCGGACGGAATTCTGTTTCTGGCCGACTTCGACAAAGAACCAGTGCTGAGCTGTTTTCCGCAGGCTCAGGCATAC
Encoded here:
- a CDS encoding serine/threonine-protein kinase — protein: MAQLKTKDALKRYLITSQLVRLDDWNRVESQSTNGDGVPEIIERLETQHLLTSLQARRIQKGETEGLVLGRYKLLYRNASGSFARVYRASSLDGRETVALKLLRERWAKDPEAVAGFEREARICQRFRHPNIVPILDVGNEGDFHYFTMEFVEGGNLRDFLKIRQSVTPAEATQCMYEICAGLEYALELGATHRDLKLTNVLMSSRGVAKLVDFGLAGANGPTNAGTSDDVHRALEYASLERGTNAPNNDPRSDIFFAGAIFYEVLSGESPWPRTRDREERKQLSRYTMIRPLDTYRSDLPSDLLAIIAQMMDVNPNNRYQTAGEAKAALKHALKQMGAWKGDTAEIMSLAPGEPRTFRLLVVDKVKKRCKALKDYFAKHDFDTTFVRSPEVAVERLKGNDPPDGILFLADFDKEPVLSCFPQAQAYGRSKKTPCLAVFAAEDQDEVQRTLISTRWGTTLFQPVTLRDIRSHFDEIGAITKPS